One Coccinella septempunctata chromosome 1, icCocSept1.1, whole genome shotgun sequence DNA window includes the following coding sequences:
- the LOC123318748 gene encoding probable chromo domain-containing protein LHP1, which produces MKRRSGNWNKSNTSQGSGTDAEESNSFTSEDDNQENGDDSSVDLEPKEKRRRTKGKKDSSPEKKSIAPKKRPTKGRKTKESEPENGKNDNKDVSEEDNEEEVTKKNVEKKSGRGRKSKEKQAPKQDSEDKNEEEEDSGLNDEEEEYEVESVVDEKTIKGIRYYLIRWKGYGEESDTWEPASTLNCPEALQEYRKKKSNTKSPGDKSKKVAANKVKKTLEPQEWDENEDFEVVRILDVHFKRDGKREFLVAWKGFSQKYDSWEPEENMNCKDLIEKFLKKCNQAKEANPKELRVMRKTTDRFTLSTNDTGRRLSKRNQGKQRVHYHDAE; this is translated from the exons ATGAAAAGAAGATCTGGTAATTGGAACAAGTCAAATACTTCGCAGGGATCGGGTACCGACGCTGAAGAATCAAATAGTTTTACCAGTGAAGACGATAACCAAGAGAACGGTGATGACTCTTCGGTAGACCTAGAGCCGAAAGAGAAACGAAGGAGAACTAAAGGCAAAAAGGACAGTTCTCCAGAGAAG AAATCAATTGCTCCCAAGAAAAGGCCAACGAAAGGAAGGAAAACCAAGGAATCTGAAcctgaaaatggtaaaaatgaCAACAAAGATGTCAGCGAAGAAGACAATGAAGAAGAAGTTACT aaaaaaaatgttgagaaGAAGTCAGGAAGGGGTCGTAAATCGAAGGAGAAGCAAGCTCCTAAACAAGATTCAGAAGATAAAAATGAAGAGGAAGAGGATAGTGGACTGAATGATGAAGAGGAAGAGTATGAG GTGGAATCGGTAGTTGACGAAAAAACAATCAAGGGTATTCGCTATTATCTCATTAGATGGAAGGGCTATGGCGAAGAAAGTGACACTTGGGAACCTGCTTCAACACTCAATTGCCCGGAAGCGCTTCAAGAATATAGAAAGAAAAAATCCAACACTAAAAGTCCTGGCGATAAATCTAAAAAAGTTGCTGCAAACAaggtcaaaaaaacacttgAACCCCAGGAATGggatgaaaatgaagattttgaa GTTGTTCGAATTCTTGACGTTCACTTCAAAAGAGATGGAAAACGGGAATTCCTGGTTGCCTGGAAAGGATTTTCTCAGAAATATGACAGTTGGGAACCTGAAGAGAATATGAATTGCAAGGACctgattgaaaaatttttgaaaaaatgtaatcagGCTAAAGAAGCAAACCCAAAGGAATTGAGGGTTATGAGGAAAACAACCGATCGGTTCACATTGTCCACAAATGATACTGGCAGAAGACTGAGTAAAAGGAATCAAGGAAAGCAGAG gGTCCATTACCATGATGCTGAGTGA
- the LOC123313747 gene encoding trimethylguanosine synthase isoform X2, which produces MCESQWNTLAVITLQKQSSFNEIHCVCSRLFVRYKAEEDQSPEDSAVEDTSENITFQAVKVKSDVENEPLSCYCSASHTDTFSTDEHDSLRETSEGRPLLSNDCGTDAIISGKQDIFLEWQKFWSVNGEKLIWESWITKYSDYINPEFLGYYAESNAQTITDSNIKSEISKAQLTKFSFDDGQKNNTKVFQRELSENDDTVNNDISEGWNPLSPQSNDGDTENEQLLRPRCSSHAGSSVRTVDSMTNVTRMTVSSIDFNKSPSDSLSSVSSVESSVSTTSSSEGDEDNGNEWNHLWKIHYEQEYLIQYNQFLADRDYSNTLESIPKSLKHCGQHNLLTKQKTAQTKIEFSTEKNGLENKFSNLEMNNDSTEKSDLSDKEELVSEETKQMIALGLPAAFGKLDECFIDSTRKSEGLTTNKDNLNSSRNKIKAAFNLLGIEFTEKKDELMSGKVDYKMKHIRSQNRLLKLRGVKRKHTYFDDDGNPISENTDEENNQSILSDHSEVKVSSGDEEDITTSEQTIIQKDEPDVCLSKRRKRRKRINIPPEIRKNSKLKKYWIRRFSLFSRFDEGIKLDEESWYSVTPELVAKNTAERCRTDVIVDGFCGAGGNAIQFAFTCKKVIAIDIDPKKIELAKNNAQVYGVLDRIEFIVGDYISLASSLKADIVFLSPPWGGPSYVRQKTYDLESMLEPVPFSKLMEESRKISRNVAVFLPKNSNTYDVMKYAGEDGFVEIEQNFINNNLIGITVYYNDLVKKT; this is translated from the exons ATGTGCGAATCTCAATGGAATACTTTAGCTGTCATCACATTACAAAAGCAGTCAAGTTTCAACGAAATTCATTGTGTTTGTTCCAGACTTTTTGTGCG ATATAAAGCTGAAGAGGACCAGTCTCCAGAAGATAGTGCAGTTGAAGATACTTCAGAAAATATTACATTTCAGGCAGTGAAAGTAAAATCAGAT GTAGAAAACGAACCATTGAGTTGTTACTGTAGTGCTTCTCATACAGATACTTTTTCAACTGACGAACATGACAGTCTCAGAGAAACTTCAGAGGGAAGGCCACTTTTATCAAATGACTGTGGTACGGATGCGATAATTTCAGGCAAACAAGATATATTTCTTGAATGGCAAAAATTCTGGTCCGTAAATggagaaaaattaatttgggAATCTTGGATAACAAAATATAGCGATTATATAAATCCAGAATTTTTAGGTTATTATGCAGAAAGTAATGCACAAACAATAACAGATAGCAATATaaaatctgaaatatcgaaagcTCAACTAACAAAATTCAGTTTTGACGATGGCCAGAAAAACAACACGAAAGTTTTTCAACGCGAGCTATCAGAGAACGATGATACTGTAAATAACGACATTTCGGAAGGGTGGAATCCCCTATCCCCTCAGAGCAATGACGGCGACACTGAAAATGAACAGCTCCTAAGACCTCGCTGCAGTTCCCATGCAGGTAGTTCTGTGAGGACAGTTGACTCAATGACCAATGTCACTCGAATGACTGTCTCCTCAATTGACTTCAATAAAAGTCCCTCCGATAGTCTCTCATCAGTTAGTTCGGTTGAGAGTTCAGTTAGTACAACTTCTTCATCAGAAGGTGACGAAGATAATGGAAATGAGTGGAACCACTTATGGAAAATACATTATGAGCAAGAATACCTTATACAATACAATCAATTTCTTGCAGACAGAG ATTATAGCAATACATTGGAGTCAATTCCCAAATCATTGAAACATTGTGGCCAGCACAATTTATTGACCAAGCAGAAGACAGCTCAAACGAAAATTGAATTTAGTACCGAAAAAAACGgtcttgaaaataaattttccaacCTGGAAATGAATAACGATTCGACTGAGAAATCTGATTTGTCAGATAAGGAGGAACTAGTTTCCGAAGAAACAAAGCAAATGATTGCCCTAGGATTACCTGCCGCTTTCGGAAAACTTGATGAATGCTTTATAGATTCTACAAGGAAGTCTGAAGG GTTGACAACAAATAAAGATAATTTGAACTCCTCAAGGAATAAAATCAAAGCAGCTTTCAATCTTCTTGGTATAGAGTTTACGGAAAAAAAGGACGAGTTGATGAGTGGCAAGGTGGATTATAAAATGAAGCACATTCGTTCACAGAATCGTTTATTGAAATTGCGCGGTGTTAAACGGAAGCATACCTACTTTGATGATGACGGAAATCCTATTTCAGAAAATACAGATGAG gaaaaCAATCAAAGTATCTTATCAGACCATTCAGAAGTCAAAGTGAGTTCAGGAGATGAGGAAGATATTACAACATCGGAACAAACAATAATACAAAAAGATGAACCTGATGTTTGTCTTTCCAAGAGGCGAAAGCGTAGAAAGAGAATAAACATTCCCCCAGAAATAAGGAAGAATTCCaagttaaaaaaatattggattAGAAGATTTTCTCTCTTCAGTCGTTTTGATGAGGGAATTAAACTTGATGAAG aaagttGGTACTCTGTGACACCCGAACTAGTTGCCAAAAACACTGCGGAAAGATGTAGAACTGATGTGATAGTTGACGGTTTTTGTGGCGCGGGGGGCAACGCCATACAGTTTGCCTTCACTTGTAAAAAAG TGATAGCAATCGATATTGATCCAAAGAAAATTGAACTTGCGAAGAATAATGCTCAAGTTTATGGCGTATTGGACAGGATAGAGTTCATTGTTGGGGACTATATTTCTCTGGCGTCCAGCCTCAAAGCAGACATCGTTTTTTTGAGTCCACCATGGGGCGGGCCTTCCTATGTTCGTCAAAAAACCTATGATCTCGAAAGTATGTTGGAACCAGTGCCATTTTCGAAATTGATGGAGGAAAGCAGAAAAATTTCACGAAATGTCGCAGTTTTTCTTCCCAAAAACAGCAATACTTATGAT gtgATGAAATATGCAGGAGAAGATGGATTTGTggaaattgaacagaattttatCAACAATAACTTGATAGGTATAACAGTTTATTATAATGACCTTGTTAAAAAAACATAA
- the LOC123313747 gene encoding trimethylguanosine synthase isoform X1, translated as MSIICQCLIRVLSKIYFIACLLKNRCEFELFYKISSLKRYKAEEDQSPEDSAVEDTSENITFQAVKVKSDVENEPLSCYCSASHTDTFSTDEHDSLRETSEGRPLLSNDCGTDAIISGKQDIFLEWQKFWSVNGEKLIWESWITKYSDYINPEFLGYYAESNAQTITDSNIKSEISKAQLTKFSFDDGQKNNTKVFQRELSENDDTVNNDISEGWNPLSPQSNDGDTENEQLLRPRCSSHAGSSVRTVDSMTNVTRMTVSSIDFNKSPSDSLSSVSSVESSVSTTSSSEGDEDNGNEWNHLWKIHYEQEYLIQYNQFLADRDYSNTLESIPKSLKHCGQHNLLTKQKTAQTKIEFSTEKNGLENKFSNLEMNNDSTEKSDLSDKEELVSEETKQMIALGLPAAFGKLDECFIDSTRKSEGLTTNKDNLNSSRNKIKAAFNLLGIEFTEKKDELMSGKVDYKMKHIRSQNRLLKLRGVKRKHTYFDDDGNPISENTDEENNQSILSDHSEVKVSSGDEEDITTSEQTIIQKDEPDVCLSKRRKRRKRINIPPEIRKNSKLKKYWIRRFSLFSRFDEGIKLDEESWYSVTPELVAKNTAERCRTDVIVDGFCGAGGNAIQFAFTCKKVIAIDIDPKKIELAKNNAQVYGVLDRIEFIVGDYISLASSLKADIVFLSPPWGGPSYVRQKTYDLESMLEPVPFSKLMEESRKISRNVAVFLPKNSNTYDVMKYAGEDGFVEIEQNFINNNLIGITVYYNDLVKKT; from the exons ATGTCAATTATCTGTCAGTGTTTGATTCGTGTATtgtcaaaaatttatttcatagCGTGTTTATTAAAAAACCGTTGCGAGTTTGAATTATTTTACAAGATTTCCTCTTTGAAAAG ATATAAAGCTGAAGAGGACCAGTCTCCAGAAGATAGTGCAGTTGAAGATACTTCAGAAAATATTACATTTCAGGCAGTGAAAGTAAAATCAGAT GTAGAAAACGAACCATTGAGTTGTTACTGTAGTGCTTCTCATACAGATACTTTTTCAACTGACGAACATGACAGTCTCAGAGAAACTTCAGAGGGAAGGCCACTTTTATCAAATGACTGTGGTACGGATGCGATAATTTCAGGCAAACAAGATATATTTCTTGAATGGCAAAAATTCTGGTCCGTAAATggagaaaaattaatttgggAATCTTGGATAACAAAATATAGCGATTATATAAATCCAGAATTTTTAGGTTATTATGCAGAAAGTAATGCACAAACAATAACAGATAGCAATATaaaatctgaaatatcgaaagcTCAACTAACAAAATTCAGTTTTGACGATGGCCAGAAAAACAACACGAAAGTTTTTCAACGCGAGCTATCAGAGAACGATGATACTGTAAATAACGACATTTCGGAAGGGTGGAATCCCCTATCCCCTCAGAGCAATGACGGCGACACTGAAAATGAACAGCTCCTAAGACCTCGCTGCAGTTCCCATGCAGGTAGTTCTGTGAGGACAGTTGACTCAATGACCAATGTCACTCGAATGACTGTCTCCTCAATTGACTTCAATAAAAGTCCCTCCGATAGTCTCTCATCAGTTAGTTCGGTTGAGAGTTCAGTTAGTACAACTTCTTCATCAGAAGGTGACGAAGATAATGGAAATGAGTGGAACCACTTATGGAAAATACATTATGAGCAAGAATACCTTATACAATACAATCAATTTCTTGCAGACAGAG ATTATAGCAATACATTGGAGTCAATTCCCAAATCATTGAAACATTGTGGCCAGCACAATTTATTGACCAAGCAGAAGACAGCTCAAACGAAAATTGAATTTAGTACCGAAAAAAACGgtcttgaaaataaattttccaacCTGGAAATGAATAACGATTCGACTGAGAAATCTGATTTGTCAGATAAGGAGGAACTAGTTTCCGAAGAAACAAAGCAAATGATTGCCCTAGGATTACCTGCCGCTTTCGGAAAACTTGATGAATGCTTTATAGATTCTACAAGGAAGTCTGAAGG GTTGACAACAAATAAAGATAATTTGAACTCCTCAAGGAATAAAATCAAAGCAGCTTTCAATCTTCTTGGTATAGAGTTTACGGAAAAAAAGGACGAGTTGATGAGTGGCAAGGTGGATTATAAAATGAAGCACATTCGTTCACAGAATCGTTTATTGAAATTGCGCGGTGTTAAACGGAAGCATACCTACTTTGATGATGACGGAAATCCTATTTCAGAAAATACAGATGAG gaaaaCAATCAAAGTATCTTATCAGACCATTCAGAAGTCAAAGTGAGTTCAGGAGATGAGGAAGATATTACAACATCGGAACAAACAATAATACAAAAAGATGAACCTGATGTTTGTCTTTCCAAGAGGCGAAAGCGTAGAAAGAGAATAAACATTCCCCCAGAAATAAGGAAGAATTCCaagttaaaaaaatattggattAGAAGATTTTCTCTCTTCAGTCGTTTTGATGAGGGAATTAAACTTGATGAAG aaagttGGTACTCTGTGACACCCGAACTAGTTGCCAAAAACACTGCGGAAAGATGTAGAACTGATGTGATAGTTGACGGTTTTTGTGGCGCGGGGGGCAACGCCATACAGTTTGCCTTCACTTGTAAAAAAG TGATAGCAATCGATATTGATCCAAAGAAAATTGAACTTGCGAAGAATAATGCTCAAGTTTATGGCGTATTGGACAGGATAGAGTTCATTGTTGGGGACTATATTTCTCTGGCGTCCAGCCTCAAAGCAGACATCGTTTTTTTGAGTCCACCATGGGGCGGGCCTTCCTATGTTCGTCAAAAAACCTATGATCTCGAAAGTATGTTGGAACCAGTGCCATTTTCGAAATTGATGGAGGAAAGCAGAAAAATTTCACGAAATGTCGCAGTTTTTCTTCCCAAAAACAGCAATACTTATGAT gtgATGAAATATGCAGGAGAAGATGGATTTGTggaaattgaacagaattttatCAACAATAACTTGATAGGTATAACAGTTTATTATAATGACCTTGTTAAAAAAACATAA
- the LOC123313759 gene encoding serine/threonine-protein kinase greatwall, whose protein sequence is MSFDNSGTAKPPDINDFVIIKPISKGAFGKVFLGHKKTNNKVMYAIKVMKKHEMVNKNMVTQVVNERNALALTNCPFCVKLYYSLQTSTSIYLVMEFMVGGDLKSLLSVYGFFDEAMATFYVAEVCLALQYLHSHGIIHRDIKPDNMLLSKEGHVKLTDFGLSKVQVHRDLEITDFESNTPNLCARTPGQLLSLTSHLSFGSGNSKYVTAHTNPNNDSTSDSFSILESQNNSSVLKESNKINFSSKDDSSKQQIALSGVNYLSPEFTKNSTGTECSSYHTCNSTKDNSENITNVSEFSPISRGIPTRYGLSNMRAKRKLRSPSPSNSCKTYVRTGLSGQMEILKLEKTSPMKGGVTFSTPVSTDKSKMKTTRFELPKSTQENQRLSSSRGGNNVVSPISQPGEITPKTPRTPYRTPKSVRRARWSSDQRVLGTPDYLAPELLMRQGHDCAVDWWALGVCLYEFVTGFPPFNDSTAKKVFKNILGHNIEWPTGEEALSVEVIDAIESLLNHDPEERPKAKEVMEMEAFKNIDWDNLLSMIPPFVPDPFDPQDTGYFQARNELLNFNLSNYEIS, encoded by the coding sequence atgtcCTTTGATAACTCAGGCACTGCCAAACCTCCTGATATTAATGACTTCGTTATAATTAAACCCATCAGTAAAGGCGCATTTGGAAAAGTGTTTTTAGGCCATAAGAAAACGAATAACAAAGTGATGTATGCTATTAAGGTGATGAAAAAGCATGAAATGGTTAACAAAAATATGGTAACTCAAGTTgtgaatgaaagaaatgctttggCCCTAACTAATTGCCCTTTTTGTGTGAAATTATATTATTCTCTGCAAACATCTACATCTATTTATCTGGTCATGGAATTTATGGTTGGTGGCGACTTGAAATCATTGCTTAGCGTATATGGTTTTTTTGATGAAGCAATGGCCACTTTCTATGTTGCAGAAGTTTGTTTGGCTCTTCAGTATCTACATAGTCATGGAATAATCCATAGAGATATAAAGCCAGATAATATGTTGCTTTCTAAGGAAGGACATGTGAAGTTAACAGATTTTGGATTATCAAAGGTGCAAGTCCATAGGGATTTAGAAATTACTGATTTTGAAAGCAATACACCTAATTTATGTGCTCGAACTCCTGGACAACTTTTGAGTTTAACTTCTCATCTCAGTTTTGGTTCAGGAAACTCTAAATATGTTACTGCTCATACCAACCCTAATAATGACTCCACATCAGACTCTTTTAGTATTTtagaatcacaaaataattcatctGTTCTTAAAGAAAGCAATAAGATTAATTTCTCTTCAAAGGATGATTCATCAAAGCAACAAATTGCTTTATCTGGAGTTAATTACTTATCACCTGAGTTCACGAAAAACTCAACTGGAACAGAATGTAGTTCATATCACACATGTAACTCAACCAAGGATAATAGTGAAAATATAACTAATGTATCTGAATTTTCACCTATTAGTCGAGGAATACCTACAAGATATGGATTAAGTAATATGAGAGCAAAACGCAAATTACGTTCCCCCTCTCCATCTAACTCATGCAAGACCTATGTAAGAACAGGCTTGTCAGGTcagatggaaattttgaaattggagAAAACTAGTCCAATGAAAGGAGGAGTAACATTTTCAACTCCTGTATCAACAGataaatcaaaaatgaaaacaacaaGGTTTGAATTACCAAAAAGCACTCAAGAGAATCAAAGGCTTTCTAGTAGTAGAGGAGGTAACAATGTAGTCAGTCCCATATCACAACCCGGAGAAATTACACCAAAGACTCCAAGAACTCCTTACCGAACCCCAAAATCTGTAAGAAGAGCCAGGTGGAGTTCAGACCAAAGAGTTTTAGGTACTCCTGACTATCTTGCTCCTGAATTGTTGATGAGACAGGGCCATGATTGTGCAGTCGATTGGTGGGCATTGGGAGTATGCCTTTACGAATTTGTTACTGGCTTTCCCCCATTTAATGACTCTACTGCTAAGAAAGTGTTTAAAAATATATTAGGACATAACATTGAATGGCCAACAGGTGAAGAAGCCCTATCAGTAGAAGTTATTGATGCTATTgaatctctattgaatcatgatCCTGAGGAAAGACCTAAAGCCAAGGAAGTGATGGAGATGGAAGCATTCAAAAATATTGATTGGGATAACTTGCTATCAATGATTCCACCTTTTGTTCCTGATCCATTTGACCCTCAGGATACAGGGTACTTCCAAGCAAGAAATGAATTGTTAAATTTCAATCTTTCAAATTATGAAATCAGTTGA